The Macaca fascicularis isolate 582-1 chromosome 1, T2T-MFA8v1.1 genome includes a window with the following:
- the CROCC gene encoding rootletin isoform X6, producing MTLGLAGAQDVELTLETVIQTLESSVLCQEKGLGTRDLAQDAQTTSLPARIREIVTRNLSWPESPVPLPATEMASLLSLQEENQLLQQELSRVEDLLAQSRAERDELAIKYNAVSERLEQTLRLESGELETQEPRGLVRQSVELRRQLQEEQASYRRKLQAYQEGQQRQAQLVQRLQGKILQYKKRCSELEQQLLERSGELEQQRLRNTEHSQDLESALIRLEEEQQRSASLAQVNAMLREQLDQAGSANQALSEDIRKVTSDWARSRKELEQREAAWRREEESFNAYFSNEHSRLLLLWRQVVGFRRLVSEVKMFTERDLLQLGGELARTSRAVQEAGLGLSTGLRLAESRTEAALEKQALLQAQLEEQLRDKVLREKDLVQQQMQSDLDKADLSARVTELGLAVERLQKQNLEKDQVNKDLTEKLEALESLRLQEQAALETEDGEGLQQTLRDLAQAVLSDSESGVQLSGSERTADASDGSLRGLSGQRTPSPPRRSSPGRGRSPRRGPSPACSDSSTLALIHSALHKRQLQVQDMRGRYEASQDLLGTLRKQLSDSESERRALEEQLQRLRDKTDGAMQAQEDAQREVQRLRSANELLSREKSNLAHSLQVAQQQAEELQQEREKLQAAQEELRRQRDRLVEEQEDAVQDGARVRRELERSHRQLEQLEGKRSVLAKELVEVREALSRATLQRDMLQAEKAEVAEALTKAEAGRVELELSMTKLRAEEASLQDSLSKLSALNESLAQDKLDLNRLVAQLEEEKAALQGRQRQAEQEATVAREEQERLEELRLEQEVARQGLEGSLRVAEQAQEALEQQLPTLRHERSRLQEQLAQLSRQLSGREQELEQARRAAQRQMEALERAAREKEALAKERAGLAVQLAAAEREGRTLSEEATRLRLEKEALEGSLFEVQRQLAQLEARREHLEAEGQALLLAKETLTGELAGLRQQIIATQEKASLDKELMAQKLVQAEREAQASLREQRAAHEEDLQRLQREKEAAWRELEAERAQLQSQLQREQEELLARLEAEKEELSEEIATLQQERDEGLLLAESEKQQALSLKESEKTALSEKLMGTRHSLATISLEMERQKRDAQSRQEQDRSTVNALTSELRDLRAQLEEAVAAHAQEVRRLQEQAQDLGKQRDSCLREAEELRTQLRLLEDARDGLRRELLEAQRKLRESQEGREVQRQEAGELRRSLGEGAKEREALRRSNEELRAAVKKAESERISLKLANEDKEQKLALLEEARTAVGKEAGELRTGLQEVERSRLEARRELQELRRQMKMLDSENTRLGRELAELQGRLALGERAEKESRRETLGLRQRLLKGEASLEVMRQELQVAQRKLQEQEGEFRTRERRLLGSLEEARGTEKQQLDHARGLELKLEATRAEAAELGLRLSAAEGRAQGLEAELARVEAQRRAAEAQLGGLRSALRRGLGLGRAPSPAPRPVPGSPARDAAAGGSGDGLSSPSNLECSPGSQPPSPGPATSPAPPDLDPETVRGALQEFLQELRSAQRERDDLRTQTSALSRQLAEMEAERDHATLRARQLQKAVAESEEARRSVDGRLSGVQAEMALQEESVRRSERERRATLDQIATLERSLQATESELRASQEKISKMKANETKLEGDKRRLKEVLDASESRTVKLELQRRSLEGELQRSRLGLSDREAQAQALQDRVDSLQRQVADSEVKAGTLQLTVERLNGALAKVEESEGALRDKVRGLTEALAQSSASLNSTQDKNLHLQKALTACEHDRQVLQERLDAARQALSEARKQSSSLGEQVQTLRGEVADLELQQVEAEGQLQQLREVLRQRQEGEAAALHMVQKLQDERRLLQERLGSLQRALAQLEAEKREVERSALRLEKDRVALRRTLDKVEREKLRSHEDTVRLSAEKGRLDRTLTGAELELAEAQRQIQQLEAQVVVLEQSHSPAQLEVDAQQQQQLELQQEVERLRSAQVQTERTLEARERAHRQRVSTLKGQLQQELRRSSAPFSPPSGPPEK from the exons CTGGAGCAGACTCTGCGGCTGGAGTCTGGGGAGCTGGAGACGCAGGAGCCCAGGGGGCTGGTACGGCAGAGCGTGGAGTTGCGGAGGCAGTTGCAGGAGGAGCAGGCCTCTTACCGGCGCAAGCTGCAGGCCTACCAGGAGGGCCAGCAGCGGCAGGCCCAGCTTGTACAGCGGCTGCAGGGCAAG ATTCTCCAGTACAAGAAGAGGTGCTCGGAGCTGgagcagcagctgctggagagaTCCGGAGAGCTGGAGCAGCAGCGACTGAGG AACACAGAACACAGCCAAGACCTGGAAAGCGCCCTTATTCGgctggaggaggagcagcagaG GAGTGCCAGTCTGGCCCAGGTGAATGCCATGCTCCGAGAACAGCTTGACCAGGCAGGCTCGGCCAACCAAGCTCTGAGTGAGGACATACGAAAGGTGACCAGCGACTGGGCACGCAGCCGCAAGGAGCTGGAGCAGCGGGAGGCAGCATGGAGGCGTGAGGAGGAG TCTTTCAACGCCTACTTCAGCAACGAGCACAGTCGCCTGCTCCTCCTCTGGAGGCAGGTAGTGGGGTTCCGGCGGCTGGTCAGCGAGGTGAAGATGTTCACCGAGAG GGACCTGCTGCAGCTGGGAGGGGAGCTGGCCCGGACATCACGAGCTGTCCAGGAGGCAGGCCTGGGACTGAGCACGGGCCTGCGGCTGGCAGAGAGCCGGACGGAGGCAGCCCTGGAGAAGCAGGCCCTGCTGCAGGCCCAGCTGGAGGAGCAGCTGCGGGACAAGGTGCTCCGCGAGAAGGACCTGGTCCAGCAGCAGATGCAGAGCGACCTGGACAAGGCTGACCTCAGTGCCAG AGTGACAGAGCTGGGCCTGGCAGTGGAGCGTCTTCAGAAGCAGAATCTGGAGAAGGATCAGGTCAACAAGGACCTCACCGAGAAGCTTGAGGCCCTG GAATCCCTGCGGCTACAGGAGCAGGCGGCCCTGGAGACAGAGGACGGAGAGGGGCTACAGCAGACCCTAAGGGACCTGGCACAG GCCGTCCTGTCGGACTCTGAGAGCGGTGTCCAGCTGAGTGGCTCCGAGCGCACGGCAGATGCGTCCGATGGCAGCCTGCGGGGGCTCTCGGGCCAGCGGACCCCGTCCCCACCACGGCGCTCCTCACCGGGCCGAGGCCGTTCGCCCCGCCGAGGCCCCTCCCCGGCCTGCTCAGACTCCTCCACGCTCGCCCTGATCCACTCCGCCCTGCACAAGCGCCAGCTGCAGGTCCAG GACATGCGTGGGCGCTATGAGGCAAGCCAGGACCTGCTGGGCACCCTGCGGAAGCAGCTTAGCGACAGCGAGAGTGAACGGCGGGCCCTAGAGGAACAGCTGCAGCGCCTGCGGGACAAGACCGATGGCGCCATGCAGGCCCAGGAGGACGCCCAGCGCGAGGTGCAGCGGCTGCGGAGTGCCAACGAGCTCCTGAGCAG GGAGAAGAGCAACCTGGCCCACAGCCTGCAGGTGGCCCAGCAGCAGGCCGAGGAGCTGCAGCAGGAGCGGGAGAAGCTGCAGGCTGCCCAGGAGGAGCTGCGGCGCCAGCGGGACCGGCTGGTGGAAGAGCAGGAGGACGCGGTGCAGGATGGCGCGCGGGTGCGCCGGGAGCTTGAGCGCAG CCATAGACAACTAGAGCAGCTGGAAGGGAAGCGCTCAGTCCTGGCCAAGGAGCTGGTGGAGGTGAGGGAGGCGCTGAGCCGCGCTACGCTGCAGCGGGACATGCTGCAGGCCGAGAAGGCCGAGGTGGCCGAGGCGCTGACCAAG GCTGAGGCTGGCCGCGTGGAGCTCGAGCTCTCCATGACCAAGCTGAGGGCAGAGGAGGCCTCCCTGCAGGACTCCCTGTCCAAGCTGAGCGCCCTCAACGAGAGCCTTGCTCAGGACAAGCTGGATCTGAACCGCCTTGTTGCCCAG CTGGAGGAAGAAAAGGCCGCCCTGCAGGGCCGGCAGCGGCAGGCAGAGCAGGAGGCCACAGTGGCGCGGGAAGAGCAGGAGCGGCTGGAGGAGCTGCGGTTGGAGCAGGAGGTGGCACGGCAGGGCCTGGAGGGCTCCCTACGCGTGGCGGAGCAGGCCCAGGAGGCGCTGGAGCAGCAACTCCCCACGTTGCGCCATGAGCGCAGCCGGCTGCAGGAGCAGCTAGCGCAG CTCTCCCGGCAGCTGAGCGGGCGGGAGCAGGAGCTGGAGCAGGCCCGGCGGGCGGCCCAGCGGCAGATGGAGGCGCTGGAGCGAGCGGCCCGGGAGAAGGAGGCGCTAGCCAAGGAGCGCGCTGGCCTGGCTGTGCAGCTGGCGGCTGCGGAGCGTGAAGGCAGGACCCTGTCAGAGGAGGCCACGCGCCTGCG CTTGGAGAAGGAAGCCCTGGAGGGCAGCCTGTTTGAGGTGCAGCGGCAGCTGGCCCAGCTTGAGGCCCGCCGGGAGCATCTGGAAGCCGAGGGGCAGGCCCTGCTGCTGGCCAAGGAGACCCTTACTG GAGAGTTGGCGGGCCTGCGGCAGCAAATAATAGCTACACAGGAGAAAGCCAGTCTAGACAAGGAGCTGATGGCCCAGAAGCTGGTGCAGGCTGAGCGGGAGGCCCAGGCCTCTCTGCGGGAGCAGCGGGCAGCCCACGAGGAGGACTTGCAGCGACTCCAGCGCGAAAAG GAGGCAGCATGGCGAGAGCTGGAGGCCGAGCGGGCCCAGCTGCAGAGTCAGCTGCAGCGTGAGCAGGAGGAGCTGCTGGCCCGGCTGGAGGCCGAGAAGGAAGAGCTGAGTGAGGAGATTGCTACCCTGCAGCAGGAGCGCGACGAGGGCCTCCTCCTGGCTGAGAGTGAGAAGCAGCAG gCCTTGTCTCTGAAGGAGTCTGAGAAGACGGCGCTGTCAGAGAAGTTGATGGGTACACGGCACAGCCTGGCCACCATCTCCCTGGAGATGGAGCGGCAGAAACGAGATGCCCAGAGCCGGCAGGAGCAGGACCGG AGCACCGTGAACGCTCTGACGTCCGAGCTGCGGGACCTACGGGCCCAGCTAGAGGAGGCTGTTGCAGCCCACGCCCAGGAGGTGAGGAGGCTGCAAGAGCAGGCCCAAGACCTGGGCAAGCAGCGGGACTCCTGTCTTCGCGAG GCAGAAGAGCTTCGGACCCAGCTGCGTCTGCTGGAGGATGCCCGTGATGGGCTGCGGCGGGAGCTGCTGGAGGCCCAGCGCAAGCTGCGTGAGAGCCAGGAGGGCCGGGAGGTGCAGCGCCAGGAGGCAGGCGAGCTGCGGCGCAGCCTGGGCGAGGGCGCCAAGGAGCGCGAGGCCCTGCGGCGCTCCAACGAGGAGCTTCGAGCCGCTGTGAAGAAGGCAGAAAGCGAGCGCATCAG CCTGAAGCTTGCCAATGAGGACAAGGAGCAGAAGCTGGCACTCCTAGAGGAGGCACGGACAGCCGTGGGCAAGGAGGCCGGGGAGCTGCGAACTGGGCTGCAGGAGGTGGAGCGCTCGCGGCTGGAAGCTCGGCGGGAGCTGCAGGAGCTCCGGCGTCAG ATGAAGATGCTGGACAGTGAGAACACTAGACTGGGCCGGGAGCTGGCGGAGCTGCAGGGCCGCCTGGCACTGGGCGAGCGGGCAGAGAAGGAGAGCCGGCGGGAGACCCTGGGCCTCCGGCAGAGGCTGCTGAAGGGCGAGGCCAGCCTGGAGGTGATGCGGCAGGAG CTCCAGGTAGCCCAGCGGAAGCTGCAGGAACAAGAAGGCGAGTTCCGGACCCGCGAGCGACGCCTGCTGGGCTCCCTGGAGGAGGCGCGTGGCACTGAAAAGCAGCAGCTGGACCACGCCCGCGGCCTAGAGCTGAAGCTGGAGGCGACGCGGGCCGAGGCTGCAGAGCTGGGCCTGCGGCTGAGCGCAGCCGAGGGCCGGGCACAAGGCCTGGAAGCCGAGCTGGCCCGCGTGGAGGCGCAGCGGCGCGCGGCGGAGGCCCAGCTGGGTGGCCTGCGCTCGGCTCTGCGCCGGGGCCTCGGCCTCGGTCGcgcgcccagcccagccccgCGGCCGGTGCCCGGCTCCCCTGCCCGGGACGCAGCCGCAGGAG GAAGTGGGGACGGGCTCAGCAGCCCCAGCAACTTAGAATGCAGCCCTGGGTCCCAGCCACCATCTCCAGGACCTGCCACCTCCCCGGCTCCTCCAGACCTGGACCCGGAGACCGTGCGCGGGGCCCTCCAGGAATTTCTGCAGGAGCTGCGCAGTGCCCAGAGAGAACGG GATGATCTTCGGACCCAGACCAGTGCCCTGAGTCGCCAGCTGGCTGAGATGGAGGCTGAGAGAGACCACGCAACCTTGAGGGCCAGGCAGCTGCAGAAGGCGGTGGCTGAGAGTGAGGAAG CCCGGCGCAGTGTGGATGGGCGGCTGAGCGGGGTCCAGGCGGAGATGGCGCTGCAGGAGGAGAGTGTGCGGCGCAGTGAGCGGGAGCGCCGGGCCACGCTGGACCAGATAGCCACACTGGAGAGGAGCCTGCAGGCCACCGAGAGCGAGCTCCGGGCCAGCCAG GAGAAGATCAGCAAGATGAAGGCCAATGAGACAAAGCTGGAGGGCGACAAGCGGCGCCTGAAGGAGGTCCTGGACGCCTCCGAGAGCCGCACCGTCAAGCTGGAGCTGCAGCGGCGCTCACTTGAGGGGGAGCTGCAGCGCAGCCGCCTGGGCCTGAGTGATCGTGAGGCCCAAGCCCAGGCCCTCCAGGATCGGGTGGACTCCCTGCAGAGACAG GTGGCAGACAGCGAGGTGAAGGCAGGGACCCTGCAGCTGACCGTGGAGCGGCTGAACGGGGCCCTGGCCAAGGTGGAGGAAAGCGAGGGGGCCCTCCGGGACAAGGTGCGGGGCCTGACAGAGGCCCTAGCCCAGAGCAGTGCCAGCCTCAACAGCACCCAGGACAAGAACCTGCATCTACAGAAGGCTCTGACCGCCTGTGAACACGACCGCCAAGTGCTCCAG GAACGGCTGGATGCTGCCCGGCAGGCATTATCTGAGGCACGGAAGCAAAGCAGCTCTCTGGGCGAGCAGGTGCAGACGTTGCGAGGCGAGGTGGCTGACCTGGAGCTGCAGCAGGTGGAGGCCGAGGGCCAGCTACAACAGCTACGGGAG GTGCTGCGGCAGCggcaggagggtgaggctgcagccCTGCACATGGTCCAGAAGCTGCAAGATGAGCGGCGGCTGCTGCAAGAGCGCCTGGGCAGCCTGCAGCGCGCCCTGGCTCAGCTGGAAGCCGAGAAGCGGGAGGTGGAGCGCTCAGCCCTGCGGCTGGAGAAGGACCGTGTAGCCCTCAGGAGGACGCTGGACAAG GTGGAGCGGGAGAAGCTTCGTAGCCACGAGGACACAGTGCGGCTGAGCGCAGAGAAGGGCCGCCTGGACCGCACCCTCACGGGAGCTGAGCTGGAGCTGGCAGAGGCGCAGAGGCAGATCCAGCAGCTGGAG GCGCAGGTGGTGGTGCTGGAGCAGAgccacagcccagcccagctggAGGTAGAtgcgcagcagcagcagcagctggagctgcagcaggAGGTGGAGCGGCTGCGCAGTGCCCAGGTGCAGACTGAGCGCACGCTGGAGGCTCGGGAGCGGGCCCACCGCCAGAGG GTGTCCACACTGAAGGGACAGTTGCAGCAGGAGCTTCGAAGGAGCTCAGCacccttctccccaccctccGGCCCCCCAGAGAAATGA